One Phaseolus vulgaris cultivar G19833 chromosome 2, P. vulgaris v2.0, whole genome shotgun sequence DNA window includes the following coding sequences:
- the LOC137810798 gene encoding eukaryotic translation initiation factor 5A, translating to MSDEEHHFESKADAGASKTFPQQAGTIRKNGYIVIKNRPCKVVEVSTSKTGKHGHAKCHFVGIDIFTGKKLEDIVPSSHNCDVPHVNRTDYQLIDISEDGFVSLLTETGGTKDDLRLPTDESLLSQIKDGFSEGKDLVVSVMSAMGEEQICALKDIGPK from the exons ATGTCGGACGAGGAACACCACTTCGAGTCAAAGGCTGATGCTGGAGCATCAAAGACATTTCCCCAACAAGCTGGGACTATCCGCAAAAACGGTTACATTGTCATCAAGAACAGGCCATGCAAG GTTGTGGAGGTTTCAACTTCCAAAACTGGCAAGCATGGACACGCAAAGTGTCACTTTGTTGGAATTGACATCTTCACAGGAAAAAAGCTTGAGGATATTGTGCCATCTTCCCATAACTGTGAT GTTCCTCATGTCAATCGTACTGACTACCAGCTCATCGATATATCAGAGGATGGATTT GTGAGTCTGCTGACTGAGACTGGTGGTACTAAGGATGATCTTAGGCTTCCAACCGATGAAAGTCTGCTTTCGCAG ATCAAGGATGGATTTTCTGAGGGCAAAGATCTGGTTGTGTCTGTTATGTCTGCTATGGGAGAGGAGCAGATTTGTGCCCTTAAGGACATTGGTCCCAAGTAA
- the LOC137810799 gene encoding isopentenyl phosphate kinase yields MEKNKNQSQTLTSSPLSPFTQSIRCIVKLGGAAVTCKNELEMVNEEILQKVSEQLRQAMIASSEKPPGMDWSKRSGGSEICCNPDEFGDHSAMECSPFIVVHGAGSFGHFQASKSGVHKGQLNKPLVKGGFVATRISVTTLNLEIVRALAREGIPSIGMSPFSCGWITRERYISSADLSSVAKAIDSGFTPVLHGDAVLDEIQGCTILSGDVIISHLAAYSKPKYVVFLTDVYGVYDRPPTEPDAILLKEIAVADDGSWSVVKPKLQNSIELTVAAHDTTGGMKTKISEAAMIAKHGIDVYIVKAATSHSLRALNGDLRSSIPDDWLGTVVRSLK; encoded by the exons ATGGAGAAGAACAAGAATCAGAGCCAAACACTCACTTCCTCACCCCTTTCTCCTTTCACTCAGTCAATCCGTTGCATAGTCAAACTCG GAGGAGCCGCTGTCACCTGCAAAAATGAATTGGAGATGGTAAATGAGGAGATTCTTCAGAAGGTTTCAGAACAGCTGAGGCAAGCTATGATTGCATCTTCTGAGAAGCCTCCCGGGATGGATTGGAGCAAGAGATCTGGAGGGTCAGAAATTTGCTGCAACCCGGATGAATTTGGAGATCATTCTGCCATGGAATGTAGCCCTTTCATTGTTGTTCATGGAGCAG GTTCTTTTGGGCACTTCCAAGCTAGCAAATCCGGGGTCCACAAGGGGCAGTTGAATAAACCTCTTGTCAAAGGTGGCTTTGTTGCTACGAGAATATCT gtAACCACTCTTAATCTGGAAATTGTTAGAGCACTAGCCAGAG AGGGCATTCCTTCAATTGGAATGTCACCTTTCTCATGTGGATGGATCACCAGGGAGAGATAT ATATCTTCAGCTGATTTATCTTCAGTGGCTAAGGCAATTGATTCTGGTTTTACACCG GTTCTGCATGGAGATGCAGTGCTCGATGAGATTCAG GGATGCACTATTTTGAGTGGAGATGTTATCATAAGTCATCTGGCAGCGTACTCAAAGCCTAAATATGTTGTTTTTCTG ACAGATGTATATGGGGTTTATGATCGCCCTCCAACAGAACCTGATGCAATACTCTTAAAGGAGATTG CTGTTGCTGACGATGGAAGCTGGTCAGTTGTAAAACCGAAGTTGCAGAACTCAA TTGAACTAACAGTTGCTGCTCATGATACAACTGGTGGGATGAAAACAAAGATATCAGAAGCTGCAATGATAGCAAAACATGGAATTGATGTCTACATTGTTAAG GCAGCTACAAGCCACTCATTAAGGGCCTTAAATGGAGATCTGAGAAGTAGCATCCCTGACGACTGGCTTGGGACTGTTGTTCGGTCCTTGAAATAA